The Manihot esculenta cultivar AM560-2 chromosome 1, M.esculenta_v8, whole genome shotgun sequence genome has a window encoding:
- the LOC110621129 gene encoding protein HYPER-SENSITIVITY-RELATED 4, which produces MATSSSETNLSTAKTFLTTAASVAATVMLARSIAQDYLPYEIHDYFLFNIRKFFNRFSSQLTMVIDEFDGFVHNQVYEAAQTYLGSRTSPSIQRFKVSKPEKEKNFIVTMDGNEEIFDVFQGVKFKWIFVCRQVDSTRHFQRFDRQYSTSEVRYFEVSFPKKQKEMALQSYLPYIIKQAKSMEQERKTLKIFTLDQEHMYGNLTDAWKPVNLDHPATFETLAMDPEQKDTIIKDLESFVKRKEYYRKVGKAWKRGYLLYGPPGTGKSSLIAAMANYLKFDIYDLELTELSCNSQLRRLLIATANRSILVVEDIDCTIEFQDRSAAEASSAECCGYPPRKQVTLSGLLNFIDGLWSSCGDERIIIFTTNHKEKLDPALLRPGRMDVHVLMSYCTPSGFRLLAANYLGIKDHKLFGEIVELISTAQVTPAEVAEQLMRSDEVETVLNDLIQFLRAKLKEHEEEKAKQINGELNVSKDDENRKKDVK; this is translated from the coding sequence ATGGCTACCTCTTCCTCCGAAACCAATCTCTCCACCGCAAAAACATTCCTGACCACCGCGGCCTCCGTCGCAGCCACGGTGATGCTAGCTCGTTCAATTGCTCAAGATTACTTGCCATATGAAATCCATGATTACTTTTTGTTTAATATCCGCAAATTCTTTAATCGTTTCTCGTCCCAACTCACCATGGTTATTGATGAATTTGATGGTTTTGTTCACAACCAAGTATACGAGGCAGCACAGACTTACTTGGGTAGCAGAACATCTCCATCAATACAAAGATTCAAAGTAAGCAAACccgagaaagaaaaaaatttcataGTGACAATGGATGGGAATGAAGAAATCTTTGATGTCTTTCAAGGTGTGAAATTCAAGTGGATTTTTGTTTGCAGACAAGTCGACTCGACAAGGCATTTCCAGCGATTTGATCGCCAGTACTCCACATCAGAAGTGAGGTATTTTGAGGTCAGTTTTCCCAAGAAACAAAAGGAAATGGCTCTTCAATCTTATTTGCCTTATATTATCAAGCAAGCAAAATCCATGGAGCAAGAGAGGAAGACGTTGAAGATTTTCACCCTTGACCAGGAGCACATGTATGGAAATTTAACTGACGCATGGAAACCAGTTAATCTTGATCATCCTGCCACTTTCGAAACACTTGCCATGGACCCAGAACAAAAAGACACAATCATCAAAGATCTCGAAAGTTTTGTGAAGAGGAAAGAGTATTATAGGAAGGTGGGAAAGGCCTGGAAAAGAGGGTATTTATTGTATGGGCCACCAGGGACTGGAAAATCAAGCTTAATCGCTGCAATGGCTAATTATCTGAAATTCGACATATATGACTTGGAGCTGACTGAGCTAAGTTGCAACTCCCAGCTTAGGAGGCTGCTTATTGCCACCGCTAATCGGTCaatactggtggtggaggataTAGATTGCACAATTGAGTTCCAGGATCGGTCGGCGGCCGAAGCAAGTTCTGCAGAATGTTGCGGCTATCCACCTCGAAAACAGGTGACGCTGTCAGGATTGCTTAATTTCATAGATGGATTATGGTCTAGTTGTGGTGACGAAAGAATCATAATTTTCACAACAAATCACAAAGAGAAGCTAGACCCAGCATTGCTGCGACCTGGAAGAATGGATGTTCACGTTCTCATGTCTTACTGCACCCCAAGTGGATTCAGACTTCTTGCTGCTAATTACCTTGGGATTAAAGATCATAAACTGTTTGGGGAGATTGTGGAGTTGATTAGCACAGCACAAGTGACCCCAGCAGAAGTGGCTGAGCAGCTGATGAGGAGTGATGAAGTTGAGACTGTACTTaatgatttgattcaatttctcAGGGCGAAACTGAAAGaacatgaagaagaaaaggctaAACAAATTAATGGAGAATTGAATGTGTCGAAAGATGATGAGAACAGAAAGAAAGATGTGAAGTGA
- the LOC110623454 gene encoding AAA-ATPase At5g17760, translated as MFSSKEMPSPSSLFSAYASIATSFMLFRSMANELIPYPIRSHLFSAFRFFFKPRSSLLTLVIDESAGIARNQVFDASETYLCTKVSPNTERLKISKTPREKNLTIKLEKGEKIVDFYDGIELKWRFVCTESQKNDPNTHNPFMSRAEKRSFELIFHKKHKEKVLSSYVPYILEKSRAIKDEQRVLKIHTLNASQSYGGIKWESINLDHPATFETLAMDPEVRKAVIEDLERFVRRKDFYKRVGRAWKRGYLLYGPPGTGKSSLVAAMANHLKFDIYDLQLVNIMRDSDLRKLLLATGNRSILVIEDIDCSVDLPDRRLPDVRNNKQHDVQLTLSGLLNFIDGLWSSCGDERIIIFTTNHKERLDPALLRPGRMDMHIHMSFCSFHAFKILASNYLAINSYHQLFPHIETLLNNVDITPAQVAEELMKNDDADIALEGLVKLLKRKKFQEDDLNIQDSKRPKIDGRRRNPVRTPSRRKAKRRYL; from the exons ATGTTTTCTTCGAAAGAAATGCCTTCACCATCATCCTTGTTCTCTGCTTATGCCTCTATTGCCACTTCATTCATGCTATTTCGATCCATGGCCAATGAACTCATTCCTTATCCAATAAGAAGCCACCTTTTCTCCGCTTTCCGCTTCTTCTTCAAGCCTCGATCTTCTCTTCTCACCTTAGTCATCGATGAGTCAGCAGGAATTGCGAGAAACCAAGTCTTTGATGCGTCTGAAACCTACCTGTGCACTAAGGTTAGTCCAAACACTGAAAGGCTCAAAATAAGCAAAACCCCCAGAGAGAAAAACTTGACAATTAAGCTCGAGAAAGGAGAGAAAATCGTCGATTTCTATGACGGGATTGAGCTTAAATGGAGATTTGTCTGTACTGAGTCTCAAAAGAACGATCCCAATACTCATAACCCTTTCATGTCAAGAGCCGAGAAGCGATCTTTCGAGCTTATTTTCCACAAGAAACACAAGGAAAAAGTGCTGAGCTCCTACGTTCCTTATATTCTTGAAAAATCAAGAGCAATTAAAGATGAACAAAGAGTCTTGAAGATACATACACTGAATGCTTCACAATCCTACGGTGGCATCAAGTGGGAATCCATAAACCTTGATCATCCAGCAACATTTGAGACTCTTGCTATGGACCCAGAAGTGAGAAAAGCTGTCATAGAGGATCTGGAAAGATTTGTGAGGAGGAAGGACTTTTACAAGAGAGTTGGGAGAGCATGGAAGCGAGGGTACTTGCTTTATGGGCCACCAGGGACTGGAAAATCAAGCTTGGTTGCAGCCATGGCTAACCACTTAAAGTTCGATATCTATGATTTGCAACTCGTAAACATAATGCGGGACTCCGATCTGAGAAAATTGTTGCTGGCAACTGGAAATAGATCAATTCTTGTTATTGAAGATATAGATTGTAGTGTGGATCTGCCTGATCGACGCCTCCCTGATGTACGTAATAATAAACAACATGATGTACAG TTGACACTGTCTGGGTTACTAAACTTCATAGATGGATTATGGTCGAGTTGTGGGGATGAAAGAATCATTATATTCACCACCAACCACAAGGAAAGGCTAGACCCTGCTTTGTTGCGTCCAGGACGCATGGACATGCACATTCACATGTCCTTTTGCTCATTTCATGCCTTTAAGATTTTGGCTTCCAATTACTTGGCCATCAATTCCTACCATCAACTCTTTCCACATATTGAAACCTTGTTAAACAATGTAGACATCACTCCGGCTCAGGTTGCTGAAGAGCTAATGAAGAATGATGATGCTGATATTGCACTCGAAGGACTTGTCAAGCTCCTCAAGAGAAAGAAATTCCAAGAAGACGACCTCAATATTCAAGATTCAAAGAGGCCAAAAATTGACGGTAGGCGTAGAAACCCTGTTAGGACTCCTTCAAGGAGAAAAGCTAAAAGAAGATATTTGTAA
- the LOC110600925 gene encoding AAA-ATPase At2g18193, with amino-acid sequence MSSFVESARMIPSVSSLLSLYSSFSTSLMLLRNVYHEIVPEKLESFLASKLRNFFSRRKLQSSYDTFIVDDSWEGLSYNELIEIARFYLSTKIGPKNKIIKIGKFTGRKGVTAGLMKGETIIDVFEGIEITWYFDCRKDEDGVGEYIELTFEHKYREKVLNEYLHHVIRTHKAMTEKEQTLRIYNKKCECEWKWIDFKHAATFDTLAMDYELKKSIMDDLDSFLARKDYYKRTGRAWKRGYLLYGPPGTGKTSLIAAMANYLNYNVYDLELANIGSDTDLRRTMLNVDRKSIIVIEDVDCNSRVHRRSKSDRYRSRSKNVRFSLSSLLNCIDGLWSSCAQERIVVFTTNHKEVLDPALLRPGRMDMHIHMSYCTTEGFRVLVSNYLGIKSHLLFEEIDGLIRSVEATPASLADELMKSDDADVAIGEVLKFLKQKRLEKDEKMKTEESFPE; translated from the exons ATGTCCTCTTTCGTCGAATCTGCGAGGATGATTCCCTCGGTGTCTTCTTTGCTGTCTTTGTACTCATCGTTTTCCACATCCTTGATGCTTTTGCGAAACGTTTACCACGAGATAGTGCCAGAGAAGCTCGAATCGTTCTTGGCCTCAAAATTGAGAAACTTTTTCTCTCGTAGAAAGTTGCAGAGTTCTTACGATACTTTCATCGTTGACGACTCGTGGGAAGGTCTCTCTTATAACGAGCTTATTGAGATCGCAAGATTTTATCTTTCCACCAAAATTGGCCCGAAGAACAAGATCATCAAGATTGGCAAGTTCACAGGGCGTAAGGGCGTAACTGCTGGCCTGATGAAAGGTGAGACGATCATTGATGTCTTTGAGGGTATAGAAATTACTTGGTATTTTGACTGCCGGAAGGATGAAGATGGGGTTGGTGAATATATTGAGTTAACTTTCGAACACAAATACAGGGAAAAGGTGCTTAATGAGTATTTGCATCATGTTATTCGTACCCACAAAGCCATGACTGAAAAAGAGCAGACTTTGAGGATCTACAACAAGAAATGTGAATGTGAATGGaaatggattgattttaagcATGCAGCAACATTTGATACGCTGGCCATGGATTATGAGTTGAAGAAGTCTATCATGGATGATCTAGACAGTTTCTTAGCCAGGAAAGACTACTACAAGAGAACTGGCAGGGCCTGGAAGCGTGGTTATTTATTGTATGGCCCTCCTGGGACTGGGAAAACAAGCCTAATTGCTGCCATGGCCAATTACTTgaattataatgtttatgatttggAGCTTGCAAATATTGGTTCTGATACTGATTTAAGAAGAACGATGTTAAATGTGGATAGAAAATCCATAATCGTGATTGAAGACGTAGATTGTAATTCCAGGGTTCATCGTCGATCAAAATCAGACCGTTATAGGTCCCGTTCCAAGAATGTCAGG TTCAGCCTCTCTTCTCTCTTAAACTGTATTGATGGACTGTGGTCGAGCTGCGCACAAGAGAGAATAGTAGTGTTCACCACAAATCACAAAGAAGTTTTGGATCCTGCATTGCTTCGTCCTGGGCGGATGGATATGCACATTCACATGTCCTACTGCACTACTGAAGGATTCAGAGTCTTAGTCTCCAACTATCTTGGAATAAAAAGCCACCTTCTCTTTGAAGAAATCGATGGTTTGATCCGAAGCGTAGAGGCAACCCCTGCATCTCTCGCTGATGAATTAATGAAGAGCGATGATGCCGATGTTGCCATTGGAGAAGTACTTAAATTCCTCAAGCAAAAAAGGTTGGAAAAAGATGAAAAAATGAAGACGGAGGAGAGCTTCCCTGAGTGA
- the LOC110626078 gene encoding AAA-ATPase At2g18193-like → MGSSVMEYAKIIPSVSSLLPLYASFSTSLMLLRNAYHELVPEKLESFLLSKFEYFFSRRKSKPSYDTFVIDDSWEGQNRNKLIDISIFYLSNKIGHKNKIIRIGKFKGRKNVMTGLVKGEEIVDIFEGIEITWFFNCRKEEDGSDEYFELSFEDKYREKVFNEYLDHVIRTYKAMNKEEKGLRFYSWEWPSWHWIEFQHAATFDVLAMDFDLKKAIMNDLDRFLSRKDYYKRIGRPWKRGYLLYGPPGTGKSSLVAAMANYLNYNVYELELADIGSDSDLRDAMFHVGRKSIIVIEDIDCNSGVHDRSKTDDSISDSNKNFSLSSLLNCIDGLWSSCAEERIIIFTTNHKEVLDPALLRPGRMDMHIQMSYCTTEGFRVLVSNYLGIKEHPLFEEIDGLIRRMDVTPASLAEELMKSDDADVALGEVVNFLKQKRTEKHKNIEEVN, encoded by the exons ATGGGCTCATCCGTTATGGAATATGCAAAGATTATTCCGTCAGTATCTTCTTTGCTGCCTCTGTACGCGTCGTTTTCCACCTCTTTGATGCTTCTGCGCAACGCCTACCATGAGCTGGTTCCGGAGAAGCTGGAATCCTTCTTGCTCTCCAAATTTGAATACTTTTTCTCTCGTAGAAAATCCAAGCCTTCTTATGATACTTTCGTCATTGATGACTCGTGGGAAGGCCAAAATCGCAACAAGCTTATTGATATATCAATAttttatctttccaacaagattGGCCACAAGAACAAGATCATCAGGATTGGCAAGTTCAAAGGACGTAAGAACGTAATGACTGGCCTGGTGAAGGGGGAGGAGATTGTTGACATCTTTGAGGGTATAGAAATTACTTGGTTTTTCAATTGCAGAAAGGAGGAAGATGGGAGTGATGAGTATTTtgaattaagttttgaagatAAATACAGAGAAAAGGTTTTTAATGAGTATTTGGATCATGTTATTCGTACCTACAAGGCCatgaataaagaagaaaagggtTTGAGATTCTACTCATGGGAATGGCCTTCATGGCATTGGATTGAGTTTCAACATGCAGCCACGTTTGATGTGCTGGCCATGGATTTTGACTTGAAGAAAGCTATCATGAATGATTTAGACAGGTTCTTGTCCAGGAAAGATTACTACAAGAGAATTGGCAGGCCCTGGAAGCGTGGTTATTTATTGTACGGTCCTCCTGGAACTGGGAAATCAAGCCTAGTTGCTGCTATGGCTAATTACTTgaattataatgtttatgaactGGAGCTTGCAGATATTGGATCTGATTCTGATTTGAGAGATGCCATGTTTCATGTAGGTAGAAAATCCATAATCGTGATTGAAGACATAGATTGTAATTCAGGGGTTCATGATCGATCAAAAACAGACGATTCTATATCCGATTCCAATAAGAAT TTCAGCCTCTCTTCCCTGCTAAACTGTATAGATGGGCTGTGGTCGAGCTGTGCAGAAGagagaataataatatttacCACAAATCACAAAGAAGTTTTGGACCCTGCATTGCTTCGTCCAGGACGGATGGATATGCACATTCAGATGTCCTACTGCACTACTGAAGGATTCAGAGTCTTGGTCTCCAACTATCTTGGAATAAAAGAGCATCCTCTCTTTGAAGAAATCGATGGCTTGATCCGAAGAATGGATGTCACCCCTGCATCGCTAGCTGAAGAACTAATGAAGAGTGACGATGCCGATGTTGCTCTTGGAGAAGTAGTTAATTTCCTTAAGCAGAAGAGGacggaaaaacataaaaatatagaAGAAGTAAATTAA
- the LOC110601501 gene encoding pentatricopeptide repeat-containing protein At1g20230 → MHGKEVLPFFPHLRRSFFYLNPPTYLSLNRQRHAFILKYGISTATNLTTNLPSPCANHHSVPDPNVLYFSTRIYEFTKLNNFGQAIVISSQMLSQGLMFDTHVLPSVIKACTGLCFLKTGKLVHCLASVSGFDSDSRVLSSLVHMYLKCNRINDAHKVFDRLPQPDVVAYSALLSGYARMGRVKETKELFSKRRDEGVELNLVSWNGMITGFNHSGHHLEAVIMFQKMHSEGFKPDGTSISSVLSAVGDLEMLNMGFQIHGYLIRKGLGPDKCVASALIDMYGKCACTFEMSQAFDEMHQVDIGACNALVMGLSRNGLVDNALKVFRQFKGQGMELNVVSWTSIIASCSQNGKDIEALELFREMQVVGIKPNSVTIPCLLPACGNIAALMHGKAAHCFSLKGGISSNVYVGSALIDMYAKCGRIQLSRLCFDMMPTRNLVSWNALMAGYAMHGKANEAVNIFQWMQRSGQKPDFVSFICVLSACSQGGLTDEGWYYFHSMSKDYGIEARLEHYACMVNLLGRAGRLQEGYTMIQQMPFKPDACVWGALLSSCRVYNHVSLGEIAAKELFELEPRNPGNYILLSNIYASKAMWTEVHTVRTMMNSKGLRKNPGCSWIEIKGKVHMLLAGDNSHSQMTQIIEKLAELSMEMKKSGCFPDIDFVFQDVEEQDKEQILCGHSEKLAVVLGLLNTSPGSPLQVIKNLRICGDCHAVIKFISSFEKREIFVRDTNRFHHFKDGVCSCRDYW, encoded by the coding sequence ATGCATGGAAAAGAAGTCCTCCCCTTCTTTCCACATCTTCGCCGCTCCTTCTTCTACCTCAATCCACCGACTTATCTGTCACTAAACAGGCAACGGCATGCCTTCATTCTCAAATATGGCATTTCCACAGCTACAAACCTCACCACCAATCTCCCATCCCCGTGTGCAAATCATCACTCAGTACCGGACCCCAATGTCTTATACTTTTCTACTCGCATCTATGAATTTACAAAGCTTAATAATTTTGGTCAGGCTATCGTCATCTCCTCTCAAATGCTCTCTCAGGGTCTCATGTTTGACACACATGTCTTGCCTTCCGTCATCAAGGCATGTACTGGGTTATGTTTCTTGAAAACCGGGAAGCTGGTTCATTGTTTAGCATCTGTGTCTGGGTTTGATTCGGATTCGCGTGTTTTATCCTCTTTGGTACATATGTATCTTAAATGCAACAGGATAAACGATGCTCACAAGGTGTTCGATAGGCTGCCTCAGCCGGATGTTGTTGCTTACAGTGCTTTGCTTTCAGGTTATGCACGAATGGGGCGTGTGAAAGAGACAAAGGAGTTGTTTTCTAAAAGGAGAGACGAGGGTGTGGAACTGAATTTGGTATCCTGGAATGGGATGATTACTGGGTTTAACCATAGCGGACACCATCTGGAAGCAGTTATTATGTTTCAAAAGATGCATTCAGAAGGATTTAAGCCTGATGGAACTAGTATATCTAGTGTGCTCTCAGCAGTTGGTGACCTGGAAATGTTGAACATGGGATTCCAGATTCATGGATATCTTATCAGAAAAGGTCTAGGGCCCGACAAGTGTGTGGCTAGTGCACTTATTGATATGTATGGGAAATGTGCATGCACATTTGAGATGTCGCAAGCGTTTGATGAGATGCATCAGGTGGATATAGGTGCTTGTAATGCTTTAGTCATGGGACTCTCCCGAAATGGTCTTGTTGACAATGCTTTGAAGGTGTTTAGACAATTCAAGGGCCAGGGGATGGAACTGAATGTTGTTTCATGGACATCAATTATTGCTAGTTGCTCCCAGAATGGGAAGGATATTGAGGCTTTGGAGCTTTTCAGGGAAATGCAAGTTGTGGGGATAAAGCCAAACTCTGTAACAATTCCATGCTTGCTTCCAGCTTGTGGGAATATTGCAGCATTAATGCATGGGAAAGCAGCGCATTGCTTTTCTCTCAAAGGTGGAATTTCCAGTAATGTCTACGTGGGTAGTGCACTGATTGACATGTATGCAAAGTGTGGAAGAATACAGCTTTCTAGGCTTTGTTTTGATATGATGCCCACCAGAAACTTGGTTTCTTGGAATGCATTAATGGCTGGATATGCAATGCATGGAAAGGCTAACGAAGCTGTTAACATCTTTCAATGGATGCAAAGGAGTGGGCAAAAGCCTGATTTTGTTAGCTTCATTTGTGTATTATCTGCATGCAGCCAAGGTGGTCTAACAGATGAAGGTTGGTACTATTTTCACAGCATGTCCAAAGATTATGGTATTGAAGCTAGATTGGAGCATTATGCATGCATGGTGAATCTTCTGGGTCGTGCTGGGAGGCTGCAAGAAGGGTATACAATGATACAGCAAATGCCTTTCAAACCTGACGCTTGTGTTTGGGGTGCGTTGCTTAGTTCATGCCGAGTATACAATCATGTTAGTTTAGGTGAGATTGCTGCAAAGGAACTCTTTGAGTTAGAACCAAGAAATCCTGGGAACTACATTCTTCTTTCAAATATTTATGCTTCCAAGGCAATGTGGACTGAAGTACATACAGTAAGGACTATGATGAACAGCAAGGGCTTGAGGAAAAATCCTGGCTGTAGTTGGATTGAGATCAAGGGCAAAGTACATATGCTCCTTGCTGGTGACAACTCACATTCACAAATGACacaaattattgaaaaattggctGAATTGAGCATGGAAATGAAAAAATCAGGTTGCTTTCCAGATATTGACTTTGTGTTTCAAGATGTTGAGGAACAGGACAAGGAGCAGATATTATGTGGCCACAGTGAGAAATTGGCTGTAGTGCTAGGGCTTCTGAATACTAGCCCAGGGTCTCCCCTTCAAGTGATTAAAAACCTTAGGATCTGCGGTGATTGTCATGCTGTTATAAAATTCATATCCAGCTTTGAAAAGAGAGAAATATTTGTCAGAGACACTAATCGCTTTCATCATTTTAAAGATGGAGTTTGTTCTTGTAGAGATTACTGGTGA
- the LOC110615569 gene encoding 3-hydroxyacyl-[acyl-carrier-protein] dehydratase FabZ: protein MASTAFANSVLPFSSTPRSSRPTCNAFPLSRISLPNSGSHFLSTKLKEEKNFRFFTTYSSPDAASAKDPKEEETPIELKYAAYPTVMDINQIREILPHRFPFLLVDRVIEYTPGVSAVAIKNVTINDNFFPGHFPERPIMPGVLMVEAMAQVGGLVMLQPEVGGSRDNFFFAGIDKVRFRKPVIAGDTLVMRMTLVKLQKRFGIAKMEGKAYVGQDVVCEGEFLMAMGSE, encoded by the exons ATGGCAAGCACTGCTTTTGCTAATTCAGTACTTCCTTTTTCTTCTACACCTCGTAGTTCTCGACCCACTTGTAATGCATTTCCGCTTTCTCGAATTTCCCTTCCCAATTCCGGGTCTCATTTCCTTTCTACTAAGTTGAAGGAGGAGAagaattttagatttttcaCTACCTATAGTTCTCCTGATGCTGCATCTGCTAAGGACCCAAAAGAAGAGGAAACTCCCATCGAGCTAA AATATGCAGCCTATCCTACTGTGATGGACATTAATCAGATACGTGAGATTCTACCTCACCG GTTTCCATTTCTCCTCGTGGACAGAGTGATTGAGTACACTCCTGGGGTTTCAGCTGTTGCTATCAAGAATGTCACTATAAATGACAATTTCTTTCCGGGACATTTTCCTGAGAGACCAATTATGCCTGGTGTGCTCATGGTTGAG GCAATGGCACAAGTTGGTGGGTTGGTGATGCTGCAACCAGAAGTTGGAGGGTCTCGTGACAATTTCTTCTTTGCTGGAATTGACAAAGTGAGATTTAGGAAACCAGTAATCGCAGGTGACACCTTAGTTATGAGAATGACACTGGTGAAGCTGCAGAAACGCTTTGGAATAGCAAAGATGGAAGGAAAGGCTTATGTGGGACAGGACGTAGTTTGTGAGGGAGAGTTTTTGATGGCTATGGGCAGCGAATAA